The Astyanax mexicanus isolate ESR-SI-001 chromosome 6, AstMex3_surface, whole genome shotgun sequence region TAAGATTtggacaaaatgtaaaaacattcagatttaaattatgtcaaaagttacaaaaataatacaacaatgaagatataatgaagttttttttcattagagtgtcttttttttttgtttatttcaggaCCTTTTGTTTATTTCTGGACCTAACCTTCTTATATGTCAATAGGAATGTTAAAAATGGGAGATGATTTCACTGGTAGTGCATTTTAAATCATTACTCGTAGTGTAAAAACCTGTGAAGTGAAGGCTCATGCCAGAACACTGAAATACTCAATTACAAAAATGAATTTAAACTAAAATACTCGATTAATGTGAAAGAAATGACAGTTTACATACAGTCGTACCAACCATTCAACTCGTATACAAGTGCTAAGTGCTAAGGACAGACTATGGATGCAACAGAAATGTACCTAGAGTTTCTTCCAACACTTTATAAACATGGTAACTCTGCTGAAATGAGGGGTTATTAGTGGTCCTGGAGTACCTGCTCTTCCACAGTTGATGATTTTTCTGCTTCCCTAAGGTTTTGGAAGCTTTATAATTCCAGTTGTAAAGAGCTTTAAAAGCAATAGTGCAAAAGGGCGAGAGTATTAAATTCCATACACTGCAGTACATGGTAGTCAGGGGAATAACTTTTGAAAAGCcttatttaattcaattaattcatattaattcAATTTAGTAACAACTGACCTTTCTTACCAACtgttatttagggtgtttttacaccagcattTATTTGGTCCAGTAAAACAGACTCCAATATGgtaagaacatgatctggtcttgtGAAAactcttctttttaattgagctaaactgctgacaaggtgcagtttaatctgatatatcagTCAGATAATATACcactatgaacaaacgctgtctctgctgctccatgctgtttacacgtgcagcatgtgcagcgttcactgctttgGACTATATCTATATACTATATGCATAGCTTGGGCTATATCTGATTGTATATAATCCAAGTAACTTTTTGCTATAAGatggaaaatggaaaaatcaaaaagtaaataatttttttttcctaaaattccTATTGTGAGGGACGGAgaagaaaaaactaaatattattaaaattgtgTGAAAACATAATTCTTCTACACTGCATTAAACCACTCTAATCAAGAGTGACTTTTAACATCATTCCTAATACATAGGTGAGCCAACGttgtgttaggagtctagccaaAGGACTCTTATTGGATTTGAACCTCAGTCTACCATATGATGTGGTAGTTTTTAaacaggtggtggtgttatccactgcgccacaccaaccacacattTTAGAAGCATTTGTATCGTTGGCAAAATGCatgtattgtttttctttttaatattatttattaaatctgtTAGCAttcagacttcattatcagaGTTTTCAGATAAGCCAGATCAGATGGAggcttattttaatttaattctgcCTATTAAAATATGCCTATTAACCCATTAAGAGCCAATTAAGACCAGAATAAGCACAGGTCAGCAGCTAATTAATTGAAGAGGGGGAACAATCAGGTTTtggcacagtaccagtcaataagGCCTAGTGTGAGTCtgtagtgtgagtacaccctcagAAAACTTCAAACTCCATGGTGAATGTTGATATTGGTGAATGAGGCCCATTCAGATTatactttataaataattggGGATGCACTATAATTAACAAATTAGTTAATTGGTTAAAATAATcagattagaaataaataaacaaacaaacaaaagaaacaaactaaaaagcACCGCCACCAAACCCTGCAGAACTCCAGGTACTCCAGGACCACGGCCGACAAACACTGATCCACAGTCCTCCAGCTCCCTCTACTGGCACAGTAGAGTGTGGACCCTGGCCCTCTTTGCAGAAATGGGCAGCAGCTCTCCGTTGGCCTTCATCTGCTCGATCTTTCTGGACAGTTCCTCGTCCGTCTCGATGGCCAGAGCGCAGCGCTGAGCATAGTTCACTAGCGTCTCCTCCCGCGGCCGGAACTGACCCACCAGAGGAACGGCCTCTTTAGCGGCCAGGTGGAGCTCGGCTATGGGCGCCGTGTTGGCGATGGTGTTCCGGTCGATGCCGTGATGCCTGAAGGCTCCACTCATGCTCTTCTTCTTGTTGAAGGCTGAGAGGACCTGCTTGTAGCGGTGGATGACGTACTGCACGCCCGTCGCTGCACAGGAAATAAGAAAATGAAAGACATATTTTTATTATGAGTACAGTAAAAACTTCTGAAGAAGTTTAAgtatcaaaaaaaaaactgatttcctGATTCTGCATTTCTAGCAGTGATCAGGCCTGGGTTTGGCTAGTGAAATTTGATATCAGGTTTCCAAGAAATGTGGTTAATTACAGTAATACATGGGGGCAGTTATTTtttcatatactagtgcatctaaaaaaaaaaaatagaatatcattgaaaagttattttatttcagtaattcagttcaaaatgtaaaactcacaaacagtgatctattttaagcgtttatttaatcttttatttaatgattatggcttacagctaatgaaaacccaaagatcagtgtctcagaaaattagaataagaataaaatgtgagtattatataagaccaattggtacttttggcagtgtgggcagtgtgccaagtcctgctggaaaatgaaatccatatctccataaaagttgtcagcagagggatttTGCGGGAAattactgcactgactttagacttgataataaaacacagtggatcaacaccagcagatgacatgtctctccaaaccatcactgatcatcagtaaattttacatttcatttgtaaatcaagggagcagagtctggaggaagagtggagagacacacagtccaaactgctcgaggtctagtgtgaagtttccaccaatcagtgatggtttggagagacatgtcatctgctggtgttgatccactgttttattatcaagtctaaagtcagtacagttttgttttcccacaaaatcttccagcacttcctgcttccctctcctgacaacttttatggagatgcggatttcattttccagcaggacttggcacactgcccacactgccaaaagtaacaattggtctcatataatattctaattttctgagacactgatttttgggtttgatTGTCTGTATgccttaatcatcaacaataaataaataaaggcttacaatagatcaatctgtgtttaatacatctatataatatatgagtttcacattttgaactgaattactgaaacaagcGTTTCTTAACGTTTTTACAGCCCTGTATCTAGGGATGTGTATTAGGTTGTACCTCTCTTCCTGCCGTAGTCTTTGCccttctttcctttcttcttctCCTTGTGGCGTCTCTTTCTCTCAGAAGCTGCTGATGATGCGGAAGAGAATGACCCGTCTGATCCACTCTCATTACAGAGGCTGGAGCTGGAAGACGCCGTCCGCTGCCGCTTATGGGCTTTGGGTTCAGTGTAGACAGACTTGCTTGCTGTGGGGAATCAAGCACAGTCACTTATAACTTTGATAACTTTCCTGTACATACGTGACATCATGGATTAATTACATTGTAACTAAGTGTCcttaaaacttcaaaaatgaaatgttccatctatctggcacccactttcagatcttactccaactcccacatactgctatcccatgacactggattatacttaaGAAAGATTTGAGAAATATAGCAGTAAACCAGTCACAGAAAGTTACTGTGGAATAAACTTTTAAGAagagtttatttttaaatgtaattacagcTCCTCATAGGAGAgcaatgatgctgcagttttctTTTTAGCCAaatatatggtttatgctgatgtCTTAAGGCATTCTTGAGTTATTAAGTTGAAAAGACGCCATTTTTTCACCTTCGTCGTCATTATTGCATTGTGCCAAAATAAGTTAACTCATGctcattataaggcacactaacaataaacgtctattttcatacataaggcgtacaTTAGGCGACtgtagtaaggatgcctacatcgaagtgagcattggtgtcgtcatgtttcccttctaatggggaagctgggggaaaacaaaactgcaattcttaaaaaaacattttctttcaaagtcaaacaagtgctgggtgttaatctacacagatttctcttctggaaAAAGTTTATTTAGAAAAGTGcctctgtttatgtacagtaagcttagatttccaatattttgtataagggtgagttttcagtgaagtttctccagcactaaggctgggtgcagcagcattagtcgctaactgcagtgctagcgggATGCAAATGCCTGATAGCATtagactaaggaaccctgagtgttccggtaagccagggcagcTATTAggtagtggttcatcccacgtagcttgttttaacacaacaaacacgcagactacagtccaatatacttgcctctaaatGAAGAAGAACTAGCAATGTGGTTAGCagctcatgctaatgctgctgcactcagccttagtgctggagaaactccactgaaaactcacccttataactctatACTTCCATGgagcgatttttgggaaaattaagtgcttgtagtccgaaaaatatgataCTCAAATTGCTCAAGGAATTGTTTCAACCCTAGTTTGTACAAATATAACCAAGGACTTCAGTTATGGTGAAGTTTTATGATGTATTCAGTTATTTCGagaaaacagataaacagattaGTTAAAGATCTGACTAACCTTCTGGAGCAGGGCCAGAGCGTGAGCTGGTCAGGTTCTCTATCTGCTGCCGGAGGAACTTTCGGTCCTGCTGCAGATCCTCCACCTGACGCTCCAGAGACTCTATCTTCTCCTGTTTGCTCTCCAGCagacactgcagtttagtgatggTCAGCATTACACTCGGGGGCAAGCCCTCCATTGGAGTCACTGCTAGAATAACATCAGTAGAAAGTGTTAGTTTAGTTGGCATTAGGTGTTCTTTTTATCAGCTTCACTATACAGGTGTACTTTTACAGGCGTGCATGTACTGACTGTAGCCCACCTGTGGCTGTAACCATCCATCAATATAAATGGACCACCATGGAGTATATCAGTTTTTGGCCAATATTGTTCAGCCATtttaactaggggtgtcacgattctctaaatcctcgattcgatttgatttccgattttagggtcacgattctcCAAAtcgattcttgattttcttttttcttttttttacagcagagaggcctatgccagttttagattagtctatggtcagtcattggtttgatttatcaaatgtacaatatcttatttcaaaagctgggattgatataagtgatgcaaagtgatacaagtgatctgtaacacaacactagaggtcactaatggtcaaatttaaataatttaattaagatatctATATGTTatgccatctagtgttttttttttttggtagcaacagtgtgcactattaaaacagcaatgtgcaacataacaaaataagtaattaaaaaaatactggaacagtcatgtaaaaaataatagaacaattagagccttaacaaactgaactctatcctactataacagttaaacatgaaaaataagacttggtctctgagaatgacaagttttttttctttaataaagatatattattaactttatctgagagaaagatgctccttaaggaccaaaactattaacatattaattaatcctctttttgacttcaatgCTCGAAACCATGATATAATTTCGagcgatttcgatgaaatatcgaaatcgggACACCCCTATTTTTAACCCAAACATCACATACGATATTGCCAAAACTTAACTGCTGAAATCCCCATTCATGCTTTCCTTTTTTAGCTGACTAGACTACAGTATTTCCTTGCTGGCTGGGATTAGTTCTTCCTCTGTCCATAAGCTTCAGATTGTACTAAATTACACCACATTCAAGATTCTCTTACTTACCTATAAGGCTTTAAACAATTTTGCTCTTCCTTATCTGTCCAACCTCCTTCTTCCCTTAAAACTGTTTCAATCTCTTAGGTCATCTGCTGCTGGGCTTCCCAAAGTCCCTTCCACTAAACTCTGAGGCTTTGGTGAATAACTTACTGATAGACTTTCCAGACTCGCTCCTCGACTGTGAAACTCTCTCCCAATTGCAGTCAAACAGTCTACCTCTCTTTCCATATTTAAATCTAATCTCAAAAGTCGCCTCTTTTCTCTCACCTACAGCCTTCCCTCTGTTTAATTTGCTCTACCAATTATTTCTGTTGCctagttgttatattattatcaGGTTGCTGTGTCTGCTAATTGTTGAACCTTCACTCCTTGTGAGTTAAATGTTTCTATATTATACCTACTAATGATTGGGTTCCAGAAAAACGCTATATAAGAATAAAGGAAAGTATTATTCACTTGTCTGTCTTTACACGCATATTATACccaagggtaccactttaaaataagactacccttaataaagggtttataaatggtttacaattagtttattaatggttactaattaggttgtaaataccttaaaatcattaataatcagttataacatatacaaagaaagggcaacaatgacctgttgtttgccaaacagtgaatccacagccatctatattgttgttctttctatgtatgtgttataactgattattaatgatttttaaggcatttacaacataattagtaatcattaataaactaattgtaaaccatttataaaccctttataaaggtagtcttattttaaagtggtacccacccGAGTAGCTTTGCAGCTTTTTTAAAGGTGCTTACATACCACACATGGCCatggtacgctgacccccattgGATTCAATTGGTTCTCCTATAGTAGAGCAATGCATCGCTGCAGTGGAGCAGTGCAGAAAGTGGTGCGTTTCCCCGCCCTAACTACACCTCCACCACTCTACCACTTACCGCGgccaacatggttcaactttgacatCGCGGCAAGCGTTACCATGGCAGAAAAGGCGTGACGTGAACTTATGCAGCCAGGGAAAAACTGTAGTACAAACAGTACTACTAATATTAACGATTATTGAATCCTCTGAACtgccctacactcatatagaaaGAACAGTAGGAAGaccagaatcagagctttattctgacGTTGAGAGATAAATTTAGGTGTACAGAGGCTGTAGCGACTTCAAACTGCTTAACACCGTTTGCAGAAGTAACAGCCTTTAGAAAACTCCACCTATTATCAGCAGGCGACGCTCAGCAGCAGCACAACGCAACCAAAACTAACAAGCGTCCAGAGCGGAAAGCAGTGCGGCATATCACGTTCAGTGTATTAGCACCTTCTAGGCCTGTCGCAataactatgttatcgacttatcgtaagATCATTTTTTTAACCACGATAATTTTTGCCGACGTCGATAACAGCCATTGGGCGCGTGAGTTTGTTTACATGAGAAGGTGTCGCGCTGTGTGACATCTGTTGGTTAGGGAAATGAGTGTAGTGGCAGGCGGAGCTCATCAGCGACGGCGTCTacaaacacacacgcgcacgcacacgcacacacacacacacagcggagcAAACGTGTGCTTGCAAACGTATTTGAGGACTTTTTATTAACTAAACCGCTTTAGAGaacgtttagaaggttttttagaAGTCCGGATGGACTTACggtgtgggagtattttggctttaatccaaatgagcgaggagaaccatcaaCGCGAATCAGTCGGTATGTtgatttgttttaaaacagtggaaACAAAGCTGAGATCTCATTTAAAGCACAAACATCCAGCCCTATTCTTCCAgctgaatattaaatatgaatattgttaccccagacagatcctgcctcaagccccacacgGTAAACATATTGATGTCCCTTCCTAGCTGGCCACTAACGTCTGTAGACGTTAATTTAAGgttaaatgttggtcatgacgtcaggtGACAAAAAATTTacaatttgtctgacagttacattaaaaagtacatttatagcaagagctctggcCTGCTGAATCATCTGTGTGACCGCTTTTGACGCCTTGTGAATGCCTTTGTGTTATTTCCAgagttaaaaaaagtttaattcatGTAAATGTTACTTATCTATATGTTGTtgctttttgttgtttaatatttagtgcagttttctcagaacccagAGAGTCGcagggtggttgtactttatttgttttagttattttggaCATTAAATATGTGTATATTGGAAGCCCAgtgtctgttcttaataataaaaagttagtttaactgtaaaatggtgtaatagtattattatgctaatattttattactgtggcacacaTTTCTTTATTGAGCTtgttttgtgcactgctgcaaaCAGTTGGAACAGTTAGGTAGGGGCTGTCCCcaactgttcccacaaaatttGTGTTTGGCGAGTGCTACACATACTGCGTtcagtgtgaaaaaaataaataaatggagaaGCAGCAGATACAGTGTTAGTTATTAGCTTTAGTAATtgtctgggtaataaatcagtttaaactgcatctGAACAGCTGTTAAGCTCAAAcataaggagtatatttgatagttgggttggaTCAAGGCC contains the following coding sequences:
- the LOC103024606 gene encoding coiled-coil domain-containing protein 106, translating into MSAPWQQQPPMAAFSTDTHIDSSSRRRKARMSSQNWMKQESDTEIIQWQTMTSGVGSDSEQDNTPSSAVSTVTPMEGLPPSVMLTITKLQCLLESKQEKIESLERQVEDLQQDRKFLRQQIENLTSSRSGPAPEASKSVYTEPKAHKRQRTASSSSSLCNESGSDGSFSSASSAASERKRRHKEKKKGKKGKDYGRKRATGVQYVIHRYKQVLSAFNKKKSMSGAFRHHGIDRNTIANTAPIAELHLAAKEAVPLVGQFRPREETLVNYAQRCALAIETDEELSRKIEQMKANGELLPISAKRARVHTLLCQ